AATTATCTGTATATATTATTCAAACAACtcatattaattatattaaataatatttgtgTGTTCTTCTAAGACGTGTCCAGCAGTAATCTGGTGGCTCCAAAATTCATAGAAAATTGTATTaggaaattaatttttagttagttaatattaattaatttttaaaaatttataattaaaattttattatttatagtctagaatttaaaataaataaaataattttaaaaaattgactaatattggttaaaaaaattagttatttaacattactcttttatttatatatttagttttttgaaaacaaattatgCTTGAATTTTTTATTGGTTGATTCTTATTATTTGACTCATAATGACATAAGTCTGAAattaacttctttttttttattaaaaattgaagAAATTTTTCAAACCCTTCCTACGGGAAAAAAAGCTGACAAAATCTTGTGAAGTATGAAcataaaagaaaggaaaaataaattaagatatAAACTTATTCAGGAAAAATAAATTCAGATATAGACTTGTTTCTTTTGACATCTTCACATTATTGAATATAAATATAGATTTCAAAAGACAAAAGATAACACAGAATCTTCATTCCAATTCTGGTTGCTTAAATCCATAAGCTACTTCATGTATACTTTATTCAtcgcttttctttctttttcatcacTTCTAAACAAAATCTCAGCCTTTGAACACAAAAATTAATGGCTATATCCAATCAGTATATTACTTATAAATTAAACTTCTAAAAACAATTTAACCACCACCGGCAACAAAGACAATCAATGACAATTATAGGGTTCACATATAGCCAAAAAagtatagatatatatatatatatatatatatatatatatatatatatatatatatatatatatctcaaAACACACCACtctaaactaaataaataaaagatgaaCAACTTCATTtaaataagactttttttttctttgaactaaaagttatatatatatataaaatttaacttATGAGAATGAGGTTCTTATATGAAAATGTAAgagtgtatttatattttatagtcattaaattaatataaataattaaaattaaatatacctAATAAATTGTATACAAATAAGATATTTATAATCATTGCATTTATGTGAGAATACATTTATATTTattgtctttaattttttaatttatttttaaaaattatttttatccacTTATAACACTAAATAAACAAATTCTTTATAATAATTCACTACAACATTTTTTGTCCATTGCAACATATGTTCAAAACAACACTTTAAAATGTTgtctaaaatatatatagacAACACTTTATACtagtgacaaaaaaaaaatgaactataataacatattttaaatCAACACACTATAAGTGATGTTTTTGATAAATTAGAAAACACTTATTAAGTGTTGCCCCATCAAATATACAGAAGCAACTATTATAAAGTTAATATCTTACTTTTTATAAGAGTTgtctttaaatttattttaaactttattttgtAAGTGTTGTCTAAATGCCtcttctaaaaaataaattttatttttaatacatattttaaCTTTGATTATCATTTtctatcaattttaaaataaaacaaattcaACTTAATAACAAAAAACAATAAAACACAAAGTGAATTACGATTAGAAGATCAGAGAACACCACAAGAAGAGGATTAGGGTTCTCCATTGCACGGAAAAAAGAGAagatagaagaaaaaaatacacgATGAGGGGAGAGAGACAGAGAGtgatgaagaaaagaaaagaaagggagaaCTGCCATcaaaggaggaagaagagaaagaaggagaagaagacgACGGAAAGAGAAGTTGCCACCGCCACTTTCTCACCATCTCTGCCTTGcgctgttgttgttgtttctaCCTTGCACTGCCAAATCTGCCACTACTGTAATCCCTCTTCTCTGCTCGCTGTCGTCGTGTTTCTCATTGCTCGAGCTCACGCCTTATTCTGCTCTGCTCCGTCGTGTTTTTCTGCTCGCGCCGTTCTGAAACCTGTGCTCTGCTCTGCGTTCTGAAACTTTTGCTCTGCTCTGCCGTGGTGCCGTGCTCTATCCTCTCAGGTAAATTGACAACTCTCCGCCGTTCACCTCTTTCACTCAAGCCTCTCGCCTCAGCCTCGGTCCTCAGCGTCTCTTCCTCCATCGTCGTCGTTGAAGGCTTGTAGATTGATTTTACATACTACTTGATTGATATAGTTGAATTGTTGAATTAATAACAATAGTTCCAGTATACATCTCTCTCCACGCACATCTCTTTCAGTTTAATCGATTGAAGAAGCTCATATaatccttttcttcttttcattgtttttgtagTTTCGAGTTCGATCATGTCGAAGGACAAAGACTTTACCGATTTGTCGCTCACCTTCAAATACCTCTTAGGTTTGATTTAAATTGTTGTTTCTTTTTTGAGTAATCACAATTTAGCAATGTGATTATAGTTTAATTGtttcataatttttataaaatagtATTGCATTCTTAGGTTTGTATTTTGTTGTTCTGTTTTGTGTTTGGGAGTGCTTAGTTGCCAATCTTTGAACACAGGCATCTTATGTCTCTGTGTTTTCCTCTGAAGATTATCAAAGAAGTGTTACTAACGGTGAGCTTCAAAAAAAGatgaatgatgaaaaaaaaagattacaAGGTGCTGTACTTGCTCTGTTCTGTTTATTTTTAAGAACATTGTCTTACTCCTCTACACAATCAGTGGTTTGAGTCATGTTCAGtttatttaacaataaaaaGTTTGGAAATATTGATAGTGCactaattatatataactaattcACATGAATAAATTTTTATGGGAAAATCGATTTCCTTCTGTTCTTCACAATTCACATTCATTTATGGCATTTTACTAAGCTGATGAAAAGCTTTTTTGTTAGTTGAATCAAAATGTAttcttatttcatttatttatgtatttttttcacATTGTGTCAAAATATGGAAGATTGTGCATGTTGTTATGGTTATTGAAATTTTGTGTTGGACTATAGCAGCAATCGAACTCTGAAGCCAATGACCGACTCTGTCCATCTCCTCCACAAACAAAAGCACTTACTTTTCTGGTCtgattttcatttaagagaCGACATTGCCATATAAATTTAGAAACATTATAAAAGAATGAAAATTGATGCTGGAAGAAAGGCAGAGGCATCAAGCAATAGCCAATTTCTTAACTTGTGTCTAAATTTTGGTATCTACTTTTGTTTTATCAAACATGTAATTAGGATCCTTCTTTTTGGTGCATTGCAGCCATGAATTGAGGACACATATGGCTGCAATAATTGGGCTACTTGACATTCTTATGTCTGACGACTGTCTAACCAACGAACAGTGTGCAACGGTTACTCATATAAGAAAATGCTTGACAGTGCTGTTCCGGCTTCTTAATAACATCCTGGATCTCAGCAAGGTgacatatttaattattttgctCAAGAACATTCAATTATAAGTTCCttgaaaaaaatatgcactTGTTTGGAAAAACTTTCTAAAGATTCATAGAATATAGGTGGAATCAAGAAAGCTAGTTCTAGAAGATGCTGAATTCAACTTGGGAAGGGAACTTGAAGGACTAGTGGATATGTTTTCTGTGCAATCCATGAATCACAGTCTAGAGACTGTCTTAGACCTATTTGGTTAGTATATaatatgaattatattttagtatGAATCTAAAATCTTATTTTGGTGACTAGAAATCTCTTCAACAATGATTCTGATGCATCTTGTTAATTGATTGTCCTTGTAGATGAAGTGACTTTGCTAGAGTAGTCCAAAGTTTTGCAAATTCTGATATGCATCTTGTTATATTGTCTCAGTCATTGGTTACTCTTTTTtctactttttgtttttctccaaGTACAAATAAGTAGTTTCGTTGTGATTAAGTTCCTTTAGAGTGTGTTGCCTGAATTGAAGCAGAGAACAGAGTGTGAGTTTTGTGAGAACATCTCTATTAAAGTAACTGTTTAAAATACAATTGTGCTATGATTTGTGAGAGCATCTTAATTCCAAAGTCTTTCAATTTCCCAAAGCCCGAATCAATCAACCCTCCTCCGTAGATCGAGTAGAGTAGACTCATTGATTTGTGCTATGATTTATCTACAACTAGAGGATAGACTATTTTTCGCTGTTTAATTTAGAGCAGTCTCAAcaacttatttataaatttcAGAGAGACGGCCCTTGAAAATGCCAAGCAACTAGTAAGGAACTTAGAAACAAAGCTTGACTCAGCTAATGCTCAGCACCTTAAGGAGAAAGAAGAATGGGGACTAAGCCTTAAAAATGTAGAAGAAACGTGGCGAAGTAACAAACCTTGGCTGCCTGATGAAATTGTAGCTTATACTTGTATGAATTTGATTTTAGAAGGTTTAACCTCAACTTAACTTTGCAGTCAAATGTGACTCAATGAAGGCTGAAAACGAAGCAACTGCTGCACAAG
The Arachis stenosperma cultivar V10309 chromosome 7, arast.V10309.gnm1.PFL2, whole genome shotgun sequence genome window above contains:
- the LOC130942230 gene encoding histidine kinase 1-like, producing the protein MAAIIGLLDILMSDDCLTNEQCATVTHIRKCLTVLFRLLNNILDLSKVESRKLVLEDAEFNLGRELEGLVDMFSVQSMNHSLETVLDLFERRPLKMPSN